A single window of Lentimicrobiaceae bacterium DNA harbors:
- the secA gene encoding preprotein translocase subunit SecA, with protein sequence MLNKILSFFSGGTKSERDIKSITPLVNEAKKHLSELKNVSNDELRERTIRFKQKIHENVKAEQDEINTIKSRIEVDLEMPIAEKEELFKRIDTLSKTEYEKTQKLLNAILPEAFAVVRETARRFKGNESVEVTATQMDKDIAAERDSVNVVGDKAYWDHRWMAGGNMITWDMEHYDVQLIGGTVLHQGKIAEMATGEGKTLVATLAIYLNALPGKGVHVVTVNDYLAKRDSEWMGVLFEFHGLRVDCIDKHEPNSLERRNAYLADVTYGTNNEFGFDYLRDNMARNKDELVQREHYYAIVDEVDSVLIDDARTPLIISGPTPKGDNQEFETLKPEITKLYNEQRQLATRLLAEAKSLLVTDDEGKIDPENEKKGGEALLRAYRALPKNKPLIRFLSEPGIKQQLLKTENFYMQEQSKNMHIIDEPLFFVIDEKNNTIELTEKGIDLITKSYEDPKFYIMPDVGAEIADLEKLNLSPKEKAEAKSELLRDFAVKSERIHTVNQLLKAYALFEKDVEYIVVDNKVKIVDEQTGRVLEGRRYSDGLHQAIEAKENVKVEAATQTYATITLQNYFRMYNKLAGMTGTAETEAGEFWDIYKLDVVVIPTNRPIIRNDQEDLVYKTKKDKYNAVIQEIKRLTDNDRPVLVGTTSVEISELLSRMLTREKIKHNVLNAKLHQKEAQIVAEAGLPGNVTIATNMAGRGTDIKLGKGVKEAGGLAIIGTERHESRRVDRQLRGRAGRQGDPGSSQFFVSLEDDLMRMFGSDNISKIMDRMGLKEGEVIQHSMITKSIERAQKKVEENNFGIRKRLLEYDDVMNSQREVIYNKRKQALFGDRLALEISNMIYDLGENIIEENKDDENTDNINLDLISAFAIENIFDDKELKSDRTEVLAEKLFDHVYEQYLEKNKRIAEITYPVIQRIYESNQNYQYIGIPITDGRKTINVAANLEKAYNDKGKEVALAVEKFITLSMIDDAWKEHLREMDDLKQSVQSASYEQKDPLLIYKLESFELFKSMINKVNKDIISFLFKAHLPEDTDSKVRETKLPERTNKEALREQRAETFGHATQANTTNAPVKVEKKTGRNEPCPCGSGKKYKNCHGRA encoded by the coding sequence CATAAAAAGTATTACTCCTTTAGTAAATGAGGCAAAAAAACACTTATCGGAGCTAAAAAACGTCAGCAACGACGAGTTAAGAGAAAGAACTATACGATTTAAACAAAAGATACATGAAAACGTTAAAGCCGAACAAGACGAAATAAATACGATAAAATCGCGTATTGAAGTCGATTTGGAAATGCCTATCGCCGAAAAAGAAGAACTTTTTAAACGTATCGACACTTTATCTAAAACCGAATACGAAAAGACACAAAAACTACTTAATGCCATATTACCAGAAGCTTTTGCCGTTGTTAGAGAAACAGCACGCCGTTTTAAAGGCAACGAGTCTGTTGAGGTTACTGCAACCCAAATGGACAAAGATATTGCAGCCGAAAGAGATAGCGTAAATGTGGTTGGCGACAAAGCCTATTGGGATCACAGATGGATGGCAGGCGGAAACATGATAACTTGGGACATGGAGCACTACGATGTCCAGCTAATTGGAGGTACAGTGCTGCATCAAGGTAAAATTGCGGAAATGGCTACCGGTGAAGGAAAAACTCTTGTGGCTACTTTGGCTATTTACCTTAACGCATTACCCGGAAAAGGAGTGCATGTGGTTACCGTCAACGACTACTTGGCAAAAAGAGACTCGGAATGGATGGGAGTTTTGTTTGAGTTTCACGGACTTCGTGTCGATTGCATCGATAAGCACGAACCAAACTCTTTGGAAAGAAGAAATGCATACTTGGCTGATGTTACCTACGGTACCAACAACGAATTTGGTTTCGACTACCTTCGCGATAATATGGCTCGTAACAAGGACGAACTCGTACAACGCGAACACTACTACGCCATCGTCGACGAGGTTGACTCCGTATTAATTGACGATGCTCGTACCCCGCTAATTATTTCCGGACCTACACCCAAAGGCGACAATCAAGAGTTTGAAACATTAAAACCCGAAATAACCAAACTTTACAACGAACAAAGACAGCTTGCTACTCGATTATTGGCAGAAGCTAAATCGTTGCTAGTAACTGATGATGAAGGAAAAATTGACCCCGAAAATGAAAAGAAAGGTGGCGAAGCTCTTTTAAGAGCTTACAGAGCTTTGCCAAAAAACAAGCCATTAATCAGATTTTTGAGCGAGCCGGGAATTAAGCAACAACTGCTTAAAACCGAAAACTTTTACATGCAAGAACAGTCGAAAAACATGCACATAATTGATGAACCGCTGTTTTTTGTAATAGACGAAAAAAATAATACTATAGAACTTACCGAAAAAGGTATAGACCTGATAACCAAATCATACGAAGACCCTAAATTCTACATCATGCCTGATGTTGGAGCCGAAATAGCCGATCTTGAAAAACTAAATCTTTCTCCAAAAGAAAAAGCTGAGGCTAAATCAGAACTGCTAAGGGATTTCGCCGTTAAATCGGAAAGAATACATACTGTTAATCAGCTTCTGAAAGCATACGCCCTATTCGAAAAAGATGTTGAATATATTGTTGTTGACAATAAAGTTAAAATTGTTGACGAACAAACAGGACGTGTTCTTGAGGGCAGAAGGTACTCAGACGGCTTGCACCAAGCTATAGAGGCTAAAGAAAATGTTAAAGTTGAGGCTGCAACACAAACCTACGCCACAATTACTTTGCAAAACTACTTCCGTATGTACAACAAGTTAGCTGGTATGACTGGTACGGCTGAAACAGAAGCGGGCGAATTTTGGGATATTTACAAATTAGATGTCGTTGTTATTCCAACCAACAGACCTATAATTCGTAACGACCAAGAAGACCTTGTTTATAAAACCAAAAAAGATAAGTACAACGCTGTTATTCAGGAAATAAAGCGATTGACAGATAACGACAGACCTGTACTTGTTGGTACAACATCGGTTGAAATCTCTGAATTGCTTAGCAGAATGCTTACCCGCGAAAAAATAAAACATAATGTTTTGAACGCTAAACTTCACCAAAAAGAGGCTCAAATAGTTGCCGAAGCAGGTTTGCCAGGTAACGTTACAATAGCTACAAACATGGCAGGTAGAGGTACCGACATCAAGTTGGGAAAAGGCGTTAAAGAAGCCGGCGGTTTGGCTATTATAGGTACCGAAAGACACGAATCTCGTCGTGTTGATAGGCAGCTTAGAGGTCGTGCCGGACGTCAAGGTGACCCTGGTAGCTCACAGTTTTTCGTATCGCTTGAAGACGACCTAATGAGAATGTTCGGCTCCGATAATATTTCTAAAATCATGGACAGAATGGGCTTGAAGGAAGGAGAAGTCATTCAGCATAGCATGATTACAAAAAGTATTGAAAGAGCTCAGAAAAAAGTAGAGGAAAATAACTTCGGAATTCGTAAGCGACTGTTGGAGTACGACGACGTTATGAACTCGCAAAGAGAAGTTATTTACAATAAACGTAAACAAGCTCTTTTTGGCGACAGACTTGCTCTCGAAATTTCAAATATGATTTACGACTTGGGCGAAAACATCATCGAAGAAAATAAAGATGATGAAAACACCGATAATATTAACCTAGACCTAATTTCGGCTTTCGCTATAGAAAACATCTTCGACGATAAGGAGTTGAAATCTGATAGAACAGAAGTGTTGGCGGAGAAACTTTTCGACCATGTTTATGAACAATATTTAGAAAAAAATAAGCGTATTGCAGAAATAACTTATCCGGTTATTCAAAGAATATACGAGAGTAATCAGAATTACCAATACATAGGAATACCCATTACCGACGGAAGGAAAACTATTAACGTTGCTGCTAATCTTGAAAAGGCGTACAATGATAAAGGTAAAGAAGTGGCTTTAGCTGTAGAAAAATTTATCACTCTTTCGATGATTGACGATGCTTGGAAAGAACATCTTAGAGAAATGGATGATTTGAAACAAAGCGTACAATCGGCAAGCTACGAGCAGAAAGACCCGCTACTTATATACAAGTTGGAGTCGTTTGAGTTGTTTAAAAGCATGATTAACAAAGTAAACAAGGACATTATTAGTTTCTTGTTCAAAGCACACCTGCCCGAAGACACCGACAGCAAAGTAAGAGAGACAAAACTTCCGGAACGAACCAACAAGGAAGCACTCAGAGAACAACGTGCAGAAACATTCGGTCATGCCACGCAAGCAAACACTACAAATGCTCCTGTAAAAGTTGAGAAAAAGACCGGCAGAAACGAGCCCTGTCCCTGCGGTAGCGGTAAGAAATACAAAAATTGCCACGGTCGCGCATAA